A single region of the Anguilla anguilla isolate fAngAng1 chromosome 17, fAngAng1.pri, whole genome shotgun sequence genome encodes:
- the LOC118216412 gene encoding zinc finger protein with KRAB and SCAN domains 5-like: MSKLDVLNAYLRERLMVAVREIITAVGETVLEFKEETARTSRENEHLRQRLREDGVGGSGPMSGAAHPPSPHTEQEWSSGLMDELAGNEEGRSGGEKQRCEHKNEELGGQPFDQATCRKPECVQLGVHALACGVAGSPFKRHSVKQDLDQNSVQPTAHLNLQAVGKAETDLPPPPTSDRVKDEPEAMQCTAELSAESLESLNPTGTGSSHGICMESPVSATAVEKCEGTPRVLKGKMKHLCSQCGKAFSQASGLRVHLQFHSGRKPHSCTHCEKTFFYRGHLKEHERIHTGERPYKCSFCGKCFRLCGHLNQHERIHTGERPFSCTQCGKNFIQRGNLNVHLRIHSGEAT; this comes from the exons ATGAGTAAACTAGACGTTTTAAACGCATACCTGAGGGAGCGTTTAATGGTGGCTGTGCGCGAGATAATAACTGCTGTGGGAGAGACTGTGTTAGAATTCAAGGAGGAAACCGCCCGGACAAGCAGAGAAAACGAGCATCTGAGACAGAGGCTTCGGGAGGATGGTGTCGGAGGCAGTGGACCGATGTCTG GAGCAGCgcaccctccctctccacacacTGAGCAGGAGTGGAGCTCCGGACTGATGGATGAGCTCGCGGGGAATGAAGAGGGGCGGTCGGGCGGTGAGAAGCAGAGGTGCGAACACAAGAACGAAGAGCTTGGTGGGCAACCGTTTGATCAGGCGACCTGCCGTAAGCCGGAGTGCGTTCAGCTGGGCGTCCACGCGTTAGCCTGCGGAGTGGCCGGATCCCCGTTCAAACGTCACAGTGTCAAACAGGACCTTGATCAGAACTCGGTCCAGCCCACAGCTCACCTTAATTTACAAGCCGTCGGCAAGGCAGAAACGGACTTGCCACCCCCTCCTACGTCTGATCGTGTTAAAGACGAGCCCGAGGCAATGCAGTGTACAGCAGAACTGTCAGCTGAATCATTGGAATCGCTAAACCCGACCGGAACCGGGAGCAGTCACGGAATTTGTATGGAGAGTCCAGTGTCAGCAACTGCGGTTGAGAAGTGTGAAGGAACGCCGAGAGTGTTGAAAGGGAAAATGAAGCATctctgctcccagtgtgggaaggCCTTCAGTCAGGCGTCTGGCCTCAGAGTCCACCTGCAGTTTCATTCGGGAAGGAAACCCCACAGTTGCACCCATTGTGAGAAGACTTTTTTCTACCGTGGGCACTTGAAAGAGCACGAGCGCATCCACACCGGAGAGAGACCGTACAAATGCTCGTTTTGCGGAAAGTGCTTTAGGCTGTGTGGGCACTTAAATCAGCACGAGCGGATCCACACCGGAGAGCGACCGTTCTCTTGCACGCAGTGTGGGAAAAATTTCATACAGAGAGGAAACTTGAATGTGCACCTTAGAATTCACTCAGGAGAGGCTACGTAG
- the LOC118216415 gene encoding proline-rich transmembrane protein 2 has protein sequence MAVNTNTAQPPLSPSAVPAVLEEELRAQSASLEPGPAPVTLQPVREEQSPAPGTPSQEHVQAQEDLMIMVNEEANKSNGVYPGPADSPPPSSRSSPPRQQQQQPKSHAYPNGRIRGSSRSGSLASMMASPRPSLSRQPSTITEGMGDGSKAHDYLFLAILSCFCPMWPFNIVALAYSVMSRNSLQLGNVDGARRLGRVAKVLSIFSLVGGVIIIITLLVVNWGLILKS, from the exons ATGGCTGTGAACACCAATACCGCACAGCCCCCTCTGTCCCCCAGCGCTGTCCCTGCTGTCCTGGAGGAGGAACTGCGGGCTCAGTCGGCGAGCCTGgagcccggccccgcccctgtcACCCTGCAGCCCGTGAGGGAGGAGCAAAGCCCCGCGCCTGGCACACCCTCCCAGGAGCATGTCCAGGCTCAGGAGGACCTGATGATCATGGTGAACGAGGAGGCGAACAAAA GTAACGGCGTGTACCCGGGACCCGCGGATTCGCCCCCGCCCTCGTCCCGCTCCTCGCCTccgcggcagcagcagcagcagcccaaATCCCACGCCTACCCCAACGGCAGGATCCGGGGGAGCAGCCGGTCCGGGTCGCTGGCCTCCATGATggcctcgccccgcccctccctgtcGCGGCAGCCCAGCACCATCACCGAGGGGATGGGCGACGGCAGCAAGGCGCACGACTACCTGTTCCTGGCCATCCTGTCCTGCTTCTGCCCCATGTGGCCCTTCAACATCGTAGCCTTGGCTTACTCTGTtatg tcCCGTAACAGCCTGCAGCTGGGCAATGTGGACGGGGCTCGCCGTCTGGGCCGAGTGGCCAAGGTGCTGTCCATCTTCTCGCTGGTGGGCGgggtcatcatcatcatcaccctcCTCGTCGTCAACTGGGGGC ttataTTGAAGTCTTGA